In one Streptomyces sp. NBC_01288 genomic region, the following are encoded:
- a CDS encoding helix-turn-helix domain-containing protein, whose translation MDTYDISAPSRAQSRHTANAHANHPNRRPSGHSGLTHDNARHTARFTVIGNHLAQHPELSALAIGLGVHIQSLPAGTRVDIKSLAARFPEGTTRIAAALRELEAHGYLRRERHRIPDGRIVTRTISCNQPGSGRRDSHAPETPSTPSAPKRPKKHTARKALPPVPRPAHPSPALIQQATDLLTGLRRHDPRLLLSACDTAHLAPGVAAWLEREVSPTAVRHALTTDLPPDPLRRPAALLAHRLTAQLPPPPPFRTPAPPPTVRHPLQNCEGCDRAFRSPIPGRCHDCRTDLPGAA comes from the coding sequence ATGGATACGTACGACATTAGCGCGCCCTCGCGCGCCCAGTCCCGGCACACCGCCAACGCTCACGCGAACCACCCGAACCGGCGGCCCAGCGGCCACAGCGGGCTCACGCACGACAACGCCCGGCACACCGCCCGCTTCACGGTGATCGGCAACCACCTCGCCCAGCACCCGGAGTTGTCGGCGCTCGCGATCGGACTCGGCGTCCACATCCAGTCCCTCCCGGCGGGCACCCGCGTCGACATCAAGTCGCTGGCGGCCCGTTTCCCGGAGGGCACGACCCGAATCGCCGCCGCGCTACGGGAGTTGGAGGCCCACGGCTACCTGCGTCGCGAACGGCACCGGATTCCCGACGGCCGCATCGTCACCCGCACGATCTCGTGCAACCAGCCCGGCAGCGGCCGTAGGGACAGCCATGCCCCGGAGACGCCGAGTACGCCAAGTGCGCCGAAGAGGCCGAAGAAGCACACAGCCCGTAAGGCGCTCCCGCCCGTACCGCGCCCGGCCCACCCCTCCCCCGCCCTCATCCAGCAGGCCACGGACCTCCTCACGGGCCTCCGCCGCCACGATCCCCGCCTGCTCCTGTCGGCCTGCGACACGGCCCACCTGGCGCCGGGAGTCGCGGCGTGGCTGGAGCGCGAGGTCAGCCCCACTGCCGTACGCCACGCGCTCACCACGGACCTGCCACCCGACCCCCTACGCCGCCCCGCAGCCCTCCTGGCCCACCGCCTGACGGCCCAACTCCCGCCCCCGCCGCCGTTCCGGACACCGGCGCCACCGCCGACGGTCCGGCACCCCCTCCAGAACTGCGAGGGCTGCGACCGCGCCTTCCGCTCACCTATCCCAGGACGCTGCCATGACTGCCGAACCGATCTTCCAGGGGCCGCCTAG
- a CDS encoding Uma2 family endonuclease has product MTIASDNSQRGASHSYRAMRDFLESMDDTIPGKFEITKEGIIHDMTAGISPHELTTLHLRKRLEKAMPEEVVAHTGTPDVEGEAEGVMRHPDVMVIAWADMDVPGSFDPHTLIAAIEVVSRSNPDNDWVGKMRDYPLIGIPIYAVFDPRTGTGAVLTDIHATPDGPRYATRKDFVYGEDVTIADWTISTENLPRYGEDRGTGRPKP; this is encoded by the coding sequence ATGACCATCGCCTCGGACAACTCACAGCGGGGCGCTTCCCACTCCTACCGGGCCATGAGGGACTTCCTTGAGTCCATGGACGACACCATCCCGGGCAAATTCGAGATCACCAAGGAAGGAATCATCCACGACATGACGGCGGGCATCAGTCCGCACGAGCTGACCACGCTCCATCTTCGCAAGCGCCTGGAGAAGGCCATGCCGGAGGAAGTGGTAGCTCACACGGGGACGCCGGACGTGGAAGGCGAAGCCGAGGGCGTCATGCGCCATCCGGATGTAATGGTGATCGCGTGGGCGGACATGGACGTCCCAGGTTCGTTCGACCCGCACACCCTCATCGCCGCCATCGAAGTGGTCTCCCGCTCCAACCCGGACAACGACTGGGTCGGCAAGATGCGCGACTATCCCCTGATCGGGATCCCCATCTACGCCGTCTTCGACCCTCGCACCGGTACCGGCGCCGTCCTCACCGACATCCACGCCACCCCCGACGGCCCCCGCTACGCCACCCGCAAGGACTTCGTCTACGGCGAGGACGTCACTATCGCCGACTGGACGATCTCCACGGAGAATCTGCCGCGCTACGGAGAAGACAGGGGCACCGGCCGGCCCAAGCCGTGA
- a CDS encoding ATP-binding protein, with product MIQETTASEAQPKPQLGNPIRNFTVQLSPTRRGARLARLLATEQLRAWAVPLDPARQIVAELASNAATHSRVPGRDFRLTLYVVGGVLRIEVTDTRGDCPPRPQHPTQDEESGRGLLIVEALADRWGWDPGPRPRKTVWAELVLDHAPKPGNPNSGARGAFSQEPRR from the coding sequence GTGATCCAAGAAACCACCGCCTCCGAAGCCCAGCCCAAGCCCCAACTCGGCAACCCCATCCGCAACTTCACGGTGCAGTTGTCCCCCACCCGACGCGGCGCCCGCCTCGCCCGTCTCCTGGCCACCGAACAACTCCGCGCCTGGGCAGTCCCGTTGGACCCGGCCCGCCAGATCGTCGCCGAACTCGCCTCCAACGCGGCCACGCACAGTCGCGTCCCGGGCCGCGATTTCAGACTGACGCTCTACGTCGTCGGCGGCGTCCTGCGCATCGAGGTCACCGACACCCGGGGTGACTGTCCACCCCGCCCCCAACACCCCACGCAGGACGAGGAGTCGGGCCGGGGCCTGCTGATCGTCGAGGCGCTCGCCGACCGCTGGGGCTGGGACCCGGGACCGCGCCCCCGTAAGACGGTCTGGGCGGAGCTGGTACTGGACCACGCACCGAAGCCCGGAAACCCGAACTCCGGTGCAAGGGGCGCCTTTTCCCAAGAACCACGACGGTGA
- a CDS encoding DUF397 domain-containing protein produces the protein MTPPPELAWFESSYSDGPEGDSCVEIAVAPRTVHVRDSKHTEGPRLTLTSTAWTGFVHQPLPRTHPQKV, from the coding sequence ATGACGCCGCCGCCCGAACTGGCCTGGTTCGAGAGCAGCTACAGCGACGGGCCCGAGGGCGACTCCTGCGTCGAGATCGCGGTAGCGCCCCGCACGGTGCACGTCCGTGACTCCAAGCACACCGAGGGCCCCCGCCTCACCCTCACCTCCACCGCGTGGACGGGTTTCGTGCACCAGCCGCTCCCCCGCACCCACCCTCAAAAAGTGTGA
- a CDS encoding DUF397 domain-containing protein yields MIRKTAAEDAFELAWFKSSYSGGNDGESCVEIAVAPDTVHVRDSKIVEGPRFTVTPAAWTGFVHQLGEA; encoded by the coding sequence ATGATCCGCAAGACCGCTGCCGAGGATGCCTTCGAACTCGCGTGGTTCAAGAGCAGTTACAGCGGCGGCAACGACGGCGAGTCCTGTGTCGAGATCGCCGTAGCCCCCGACACGGTCCACGTCCGTGACTCCAAGATCGTGGAGGGGCCCCGGTTCACCGTCACTCCGGCTGCGTGGACGGGGTTCGTGCACCAGCTGGGAGAAGCATGA
- a CDS encoding MFS transporter → MAAARSPQGATGIGGTKGNIRGGGSGRVSGSVRAMGRALHFPVTGTARGIRKATHAHGAGESGLGRLIELHAVNGAGDVMITVALASTVFFSVPTDEARGRVALYLAITMAPFTVLAPVIGPLLDKLPHGRRAAMAAAMLARALLALIISGAVASGSLELYPAALGALVASKAYGVVRSAVVPRLLPPRISLVKANSRVTLAGLLATGVAAPIAGGLHAIGDPWPLYGAFVIFVAGTVLCFFLDPKVDSAKGEDTALLAADEDHLHGPHPKEVKRPGLRTVGIAVTHALGANAALRWLSGFLTFFLAFLLREHPMTGQSAAVSLGIVAVAAGVGNALGTAVGSWLRQRAPELIIVTVVALVLGAAVTAAIFFGAVLVACLAATAGFCQALAKLSLDALIQRDVPELVRTSAFARSETMLQMAWVLGGAIGIVMPLNGALGFTLAAAVIALGWLTTLRGLLASARHGAGGRPRVA, encoded by the coding sequence GTGGCAGCCGCGAGGTCGCCCCAAGGTGCCACCGGGATCGGTGGCACGAAGGGGAACATCCGAGGTGGCGGTTCGGGCCGGGTGAGCGGTTCCGTCCGTGCGATGGGTCGTGCCCTGCACTTCCCCGTCACCGGTACCGCCCGCGGCATCCGCAAGGCCACCCACGCCCACGGCGCGGGCGAGTCGGGCCTCGGCCGGCTCATCGAACTGCACGCGGTGAACGGCGCCGGCGACGTCATGATCACCGTCGCCCTCGCCTCGACGGTCTTCTTTTCCGTGCCGACCGACGAGGCCCGGGGGCGGGTCGCTCTCTATCTCGCGATCACGATGGCGCCTTTCACTGTTCTCGCGCCGGTGATCGGGCCCCTGCTCGACAAACTTCCGCACGGGCGGCGCGCCGCCATGGCCGCCGCGATGCTGGCCCGCGCCCTCCTCGCGCTGATCATCTCCGGCGCGGTCGCCAGCGGCAGCCTGGAGCTGTATCCGGCCGCGCTGGGCGCCCTGGTCGCCTCGAAGGCGTACGGCGTCGTCAGAAGCGCCGTGGTGCCCCGACTGCTGCCACCCCGCATCTCGCTGGTGAAGGCGAACTCCAGAGTCACCCTCGCCGGGCTCCTCGCCACCGGCGTCGCCGCCCCGATCGCGGGCGGCCTGCACGCCATCGGCGACCCCTGGCCGCTCTACGGCGCCTTCGTGATCTTCGTCGCGGGTACGGTCCTGTGTTTCTTCCTGGACCCCAAGGTCGACTCGGCCAAGGGCGAGGACACGGCGCTGCTCGCGGCGGACGAGGACCATCTGCACGGCCCGCATCCCAAGGAGGTCAAGCGGCCGGGGCTGCGCACGGTCGGCATCGCCGTCACCCACGCGCTGGGCGCCAACGCGGCCCTGCGCTGGCTCTCCGGGTTCCTGACCTTCTTCCTCGCGTTCCTGCTGCGCGAGCACCCGATGACCGGGCAGAGCGCGGCCGTGTCGCTGGGCATCGTCGCCGTCGCGGCGGGCGTGGGCAACGCGCTCGGTACGGCGGTCGGTTCCTGGCTGCGGCAACGGGCCCCGGAACTCATCATCGTGACCGTCGTCGCGCTGGTCCTGGGCGCGGCCGTCACGGCTGCCATCTTCTTCGGTGCCGTACTGGTGGCCTGTCTCGCCGCCACGGCCGGGTTCTGCCAGGCGCTGGCCAAGCTGTCCCTGGACGCGCTGATCCAGCGGGACGTGCCCGAGCTGGTGCGGACCTCGGCGTTCGCGCGCTCGGAGACGATGCTCCAGATGGCCTGGGTGCTCGGCGGCGCGATCGGCATCGTCATGCCGCTGAACGGCGCCCTCGGCTTCACCCTCGCCGCCGCGGTCATCGCCCTGGGCTGGCTGACCACCCTGCGCGGGCTGCTCGCCTCGGCCCGGCACGGGGCCGGTGGACGCCCGCGAGTGGCCTAA
- a CDS encoding DUF3027 domain-containing protein, whose translation MSAATTRSRTPDRLCAEAVDLARAAAEEAAAPGVVGEHAGFESDGDRVVTHFFECKEFGYRGWRWAVTVARASRAKLVTLDEVVLLPGPDSLLAPEWVPWSERLRPGDMGPGDLLPTDAEDLRLEPGYTGEDEPPPNSAVSEEMAELVESEDAEVTAGAPSALPVAPTRGSIAAVAEELGIRRARVLSRYGLHVAADRWEDGFGPKTPMAQAAPAACVSCGFLVAIGGSLGQAFGVCANEFSPADGHVVSLSYGCGGHSEAAVMPKPPHPPAPVIDETMVDPFPLRPAADSGSVSVGVDEDSAELGHS comes from the coding sequence GTGAGCGCAGCGACCACGCGAAGCCGCACCCCCGACCGCCTGTGCGCCGAGGCCGTCGACCTCGCCCGTGCCGCAGCCGAGGAGGCCGCCGCACCCGGTGTGGTCGGCGAGCACGCCGGCTTCGAATCCGACGGTGACCGTGTGGTCACGCACTTCTTCGAATGCAAGGAGTTCGGCTACCGGGGCTGGCGCTGGGCGGTGACGGTCGCGAGGGCGTCCCGCGCGAAGCTGGTGACCCTGGACGAGGTCGTCCTGCTCCCTGGCCCGGACTCCCTCCTGGCCCCCGAATGGGTCCCGTGGAGCGAACGCCTCCGCCCCGGCGACATGGGCCCCGGCGACCTGCTCCCCACCGACGCGGAGGACCTCCGCCTGGAGCCCGGCTACACGGGCGAGGACGAGCCCCCGCCGAACTCCGCGGTCTCCGAGGAGATGGCGGAACTGGTGGAGTCGGAGGACGCGGAGGTGACGGCCGGGGCGCCGTCCGCTCTGCCTGTCGCCCCCACCCGGGGTTCGATCGCGGCGGTGGCCGAGGAACTGGGCATCCGCCGCGCCCGGGTCCTCTCCCGCTACGGCCTCCACGTCGCCGCCGACCGCTGGGAGGACGGCTTCGGCCCGAAGACCCCGATGGCCCAGGCAGCGCCCGCGGCCTGTGTCAGCTGCGGCTTCCTGGTCGCGATCGGCGGCTCCCTGGGCCAGGCGTTCGGCGTCTGCGCGAACGAGTTCTCCCCGGCGGACGGCCACGTCGTGTCCCTGTCCTACGGCTGCGGCGGCCACTCCGAAGCAGCCGTCATGCCCAAACCGCCCCACCCCCCGGCCCCGGTGATCGACGAGACGATGGTCGACCCGTTCCCGCTGCGGCCCGCGGCGGATTCGGGGTCGGTGTCGGTGGGCGTGGATGAGGATTCTGCGGAGTTGGGCCACTCGTAG
- a CDS encoding sacsin N-terminal ATP-binding-like domain-containing protein has translation MSKFVRPAAEGADPFGTARLRRGVLDAWATSPARFREDANAEEDLVLGGYRDRLVVELAQNAADAAARAGVAGRLRLTLRDGVLCAANTGAPLDATGVESLSTLRASAKRDAGDSAVGRFGVGFAAVVAVTDEPAVLGRHGGVRWSLAEARALADDTARHSPGLGTEIRRRDGHIPLLRLPFAAEGTAPDSYDTVVILPLRDTAAEDLAERLLGAVDDALLLALPGLTEVVVEVGDQEPRTLTRRTDRADTVVDDSRDGTTRWRTVAAHGELAKELLADRPVEERLRPYWSITWAVPVDKDGTPARPRTSPVVHAPTPSDEPLGVPALLIASLPLDTTRRHAAPGPLTDFVVERAADAYVELLAAWRPVTTGIIDLVPGPLGKGELDGTLRQAILKRLPRTSFLPPAIEPDGQGDDDSDLPESLRPRDAEVVEGAGADTVRVLAEVLPTLLPAGLERRVELRTLGVARVPLTDAVDRLAGLEKDPGWWRRLYDSLAGVDPDRLTGLPVPLADGRTTIGPRQVLLPTADSARVEPEVLARLGLKVAHPDAAHPLLEKLGALPATPRAVLTTPQVRAAVAASLDEEGGAMWDEVAPDSDELAETVLALVRDAGLEPGDEPWLGALALPDEDGELAPAGELVLPGSPFAQVMRDDELAFVEADLADRWGEQPLAACGVLATFALVRATDVVLDPDELEPRDSDFAEPDDPGLLDSVDVWSEDVLDRFPDTPVPPVATELVAVRDLDLVDEDRWPQALALLARPPLRDAITQQVRILMPDGTHEVVRSYTAWWLRGHPVLDGRRPAGLLAAGGDPLLRGLYDEADATGFDDEQVLRALGVRTSVAALLEEPGGAAELLDRLADPDREVTGTQLHALYSALADLDPEQVTLPDDLRAVVDGEVTVVDAADAVVVDSPDLLPFTAGTPLLPVRPSRAAELAELFQVRRLSESITGEVTSEGTEHDVPESVRTLLGPRTPATYVEHDELVVDGVEIDWRRTRDGVLHASTLEGVAAGLAWAAGQWPRRFEVAALLEDPSRTEELARDRWFD, from the coding sequence GTGAGTAAGTTCGTGCGGCCCGCCGCCGAGGGTGCCGACCCGTTCGGGACCGCCCGTCTGCGGCGTGGGGTGCTCGACGCCTGGGCGACCAGCCCGGCCCGGTTCCGGGAGGACGCCAACGCCGAGGAGGACCTCGTCCTCGGCGGGTACCGGGACCGACTCGTCGTCGAGCTCGCTCAGAACGCCGCCGACGCCGCCGCCCGCGCCGGTGTGGCCGGACGGCTCCGGCTCACCCTCCGCGACGGCGTCCTCTGCGCCGCCAACACCGGCGCCCCCCTCGACGCGACCGGTGTCGAATCCCTCTCCACCCTCCGCGCCTCCGCGAAGCGCGACGCGGGCGACAGCGCGGTCGGCCGCTTCGGCGTCGGCTTCGCCGCCGTCGTCGCCGTGACCGACGAACCCGCCGTCCTCGGAAGGCACGGCGGCGTCCGCTGGTCCCTCGCCGAGGCCCGCGCCCTCGCCGACGACACCGCCCGCCACAGCCCCGGCCTCGGTACCGAGATCCGCCGCCGCGACGGCCACATCCCGCTGCTCCGCCTCCCGTTCGCGGCCGAGGGCACCGCCCCCGACTCCTACGACACGGTCGTCATCCTCCCCCTCCGCGACACCGCCGCCGAGGACCTCGCCGAGCGCCTCCTCGGCGCCGTGGACGACGCGCTTCTCCTCGCCCTCCCGGGGCTGACCGAAGTCGTGGTCGAGGTGGGGGACCAAGAACCCCGGACCCTCACCCGCCGCACCGACCGCGCCGACACCGTCGTGGACGACAGCCGGGACGGAACCACCCGTTGGCGTACGGTCGCCGCGCACGGGGAACTCGCCAAGGAACTCCTCGCCGACCGCCCCGTCGAGGAGCGGCTGCGGCCCTACTGGTCCATCACCTGGGCCGTACCCGTCGACAAGGACGGCACTCCGGCCCGCCCCCGCACCAGCCCGGTCGTGCACGCGCCCACGCCCAGCGACGAACCCCTGGGCGTACCCGCCCTGTTGATCGCTTCGCTCCCCCTCGACACCACCCGCCGGCACGCCGCCCCGGGCCCGCTGACCGACTTCGTCGTGGAGCGCGCGGCGGACGCGTACGTCGAACTCCTCGCCGCCTGGCGCCCGGTGACCACCGGCATCATCGACCTCGTCCCCGGCCCGCTGGGCAAGGGGGAGCTGGACGGCACCCTGCGCCAGGCGATCCTGAAGCGCCTGCCGCGCACCTCCTTCCTCCCGCCCGCCATCGAGCCCGACGGTCAGGGCGACGACGACTCCGACCTGCCCGAGTCGCTACGGCCCCGCGACGCCGAGGTCGTCGAGGGCGCCGGCGCCGACACCGTGCGCGTCCTCGCCGAGGTACTCCCCACCCTCCTCCCGGCCGGCCTCGAACGCCGCGTGGAACTACGGACGTTGGGCGTGGCCCGCGTCCCCCTCACTGACGCCGTGGACCGGCTGGCCGGCCTGGAGAAGGACCCCGGCTGGTGGCGGCGCCTCTACGACAGCCTCGCGGGCGTCGACCCCGACCGGCTCACCGGCCTGCCCGTGCCGCTCGCGGACGGCAGGACGACGATCGGGCCGCGCCAAGTCCTCCTCCCCACCGCCGACTCCGCCCGGGTCGAGCCCGAAGTCCTCGCCCGGCTGGGCCTCAAGGTCGCCCACCCGGACGCCGCGCACCCCCTCCTGGAGAAGCTCGGCGCGCTGCCCGCGACTCCCCGAGCCGTCCTCACGACACCCCAGGTACGGGCCGCCGTGGCCGCCTCCCTCGACGAGGAGGGCGGGGCCATGTGGGACGAAGTCGCCCCGGACAGCGACGAGTTGGCGGAGACCGTTCTCGCCCTGGTCCGGGACGCGGGCCTGGAACCCGGTGACGAACCCTGGCTCGGCGCCCTCGCCCTGCCCGACGAGGACGGCGAACTCGCCCCCGCCGGCGAACTGGTCCTCCCCGGCAGCCCGTTCGCCCAGGTGATGCGGGACGACGAACTGGCCTTCGTGGAAGCCGACTTGGCCGACCGCTGGGGTGAACAGCCCCTCGCCGCCTGCGGAGTCCTCGCCACCTTCGCCCTGGTCCGCGCCACCGACGTGGTCCTCGACCCGGACGAACTGGAGCCCCGGGACAGCGACTTCGCGGAACCCGACGACCCCGGCCTCCTGGACTCCGTGGACGTCTGGTCGGAGGACGTCCTCGACCGCTTCCCCGACACCCCCGTACCCCCCGTCGCCACCGAACTCGTCGCCGTACGCGACCTCGACCTCGTCGACGAGGACCGCTGGCCCCAGGCCCTCGCGCTCCTCGCCCGGCCCCCGCTCCGCGACGCGATCACCCAACAGGTCCGCATCCTCATGCCGGACGGCACCCACGAGGTCGTACGGTCCTACACGGCCTGGTGGTTGCGCGGCCACCCGGTACTCGACGGCCGCCGCCCGGCCGGCCTCCTGGCGGCAGGCGGCGACCCGCTCCTGCGCGGCCTCTACGACGAGGCCGACGCGACCGGCTTCGACGACGAGCAGGTGCTGCGGGCCCTCGGTGTACGGACCTCCGTCGCCGCACTGCTCGAAGAACCGGGCGGGGCGGCCGAGTTGCTCGACCGCCTCGCCGACCCCGACCGCGAGGTCACCGGCACCCAACTGCACGCCCTGTACAGCGCGTTGGCCGACCTCGACCCGGAACAGGTGACCCTCCCGGACGACCTGCGCGCCGTGGTCGACGGCGAGGTGACGGTCGTGGACGCGGCGGACGCCGTGGTCGTCGACTCACCCGACCTGCTCCCCTTCACCGCCGGCACCCCACTCCTCCCCGTACGCCCGTCCAGGGCGGCCGAGTTGGCCGAACTCTTCCAGGTCCGCCGCCTGAGCGAGTCGATCACCGGCGAGGTCACCTCGGAGGGCACCGAGCACGACGTACCGGAATCCGTCCGGACGCTCCTGGGCCCCCGCACCCCCGCGACCTACGTCGAACACGACGAACTCGTCGTGGACGGCGTCGAGATCGACTGGCGCCGGACCCGGGACGGCGTGCTGCACGCCTCGACCCTGGAAGGCGTAGCGGCCGGCCTGGCCTGGGCGGCCGGCCAGTGGCCACGCCGCTTCGAGGTGGCGGCGCTGCTGGA
- a CDS encoding helix-turn-helix domain-containing protein — MSEPEQVNGEADEPGWEVDPDDEWGLAVLATVGRQLKLRREAVGMRAADFAVAVGYGEDLVYKIEGGKRIPRPEYLDKSEEVLRADGLISAMKEDTAKVRYPKKVRALAKMEAQAVEIGVYECNIIAGLLQTPEHVRSVIEAAQPPYSPDDVERMVAARLARQSVFDRDPAPSIHFVLEEAVLRRPIGGTMAWRGQLEHLLEVGKLRNVVLQVMPMNCEVHSGLDGRIEVLKFPDGTAVGRSDGAFSGRPTTDPKQLRILELRYGTIRAQALSPRESSALIEQLLGET; from the coding sequence ATGAGCGAACCGGAGCAGGTCAACGGCGAGGCGGACGAGCCGGGTTGGGAGGTGGACCCGGACGACGAGTGGGGGTTGGCGGTCCTCGCGACGGTCGGGCGGCAGTTGAAGCTGCGGCGGGAGGCGGTGGGGATGCGGGCTGCAGACTTTGCGGTGGCGGTGGGATACGGCGAGGACCTGGTCTACAAGATCGAGGGTGGGAAACGGATTCCCCGGCCCGAGTATCTGGACAAGTCCGAGGAGGTGCTTCGGGCGGACGGGCTGATCTCGGCGATGAAGGAGGACACCGCCAAGGTCCGGTACCCCAAGAAGGTGCGGGCGTTGGCGAAGATGGAGGCCCAGGCGGTCGAGATCGGCGTCTACGAGTGCAACATCATCGCGGGGCTGTTGCAGACGCCGGAGCATGTCCGGTCCGTGATCGAGGCAGCACAGCCCCCGTACTCACCGGACGACGTGGAGCGCATGGTTGCCGCCCGTCTGGCCCGGCAATCGGTCTTCGACCGGGACCCGGCTCCGTCGATCCACTTCGTCTTGGAGGAGGCGGTGCTACGCCGTCCCATCGGGGGCACAATGGCGTGGCGAGGGCAGCTCGAACACCTGCTGGAGGTGGGGAAGCTGCGCAACGTCGTGCTTCAAGTGATGCCGATGAACTGCGAAGTCCACTCCGGTCTGGACGGGAGGATCGAGGTGCTGAAGTTTCCGGACGGTACGGCGGTGGGGCGTTCCGACGGTGCGTTCAGCGGTCGCCCGACCACGGATCCGAAACAGCTGCGCATCCTCGAACTGCGGTATGGCACCATCCGGGCGCAGGCTCTCTCCCCACGGGAGTCGTCGGCCCTCATCGAACAACTGCTGGGAGAGACATGA